A region of Deinococcus rubellus DNA encodes the following proteins:
- a CDS encoding DUF4395 domain-containing protein encodes MRTDLSALKFNQLSVVALTALALLVRQPWLSGLLGAAMLIGAVWPQRSPMKAAYRTLAPLLGLRPDVVDESPEAHHFAQGVGGVFLLASALAVFGGLTGLGIVLGFLVIGLALLNLTARICVGCLMYFQYRMLRYRLTARS; translated from the coding sequence ATGCGAACCGATCTCTCGGCCCTCAAATTCAACCAGCTCAGCGTGGTGGCACTCACCGCCCTGGCGCTGCTCGTGCGCCAGCCCTGGCTCAGCGGCCTGCTGGGCGCGGCCATGCTGATCGGGGCGGTGTGGCCCCAGCGCAGTCCGATGAAGGCGGCCTACCGCACCCTCGCTCCCCTGCTGGGTCTCAGGCCCGACGTGGTGGACGAATCGCCCGAGGCGCATCACTTCGCCCAGGGCGTCGGCGGCGTATTTCTGCTGGCCTCGGCGCTCGCGGTCTTCGGCGGCCTGACCGGGCTGGGCATCGTGCTCGGCTTTCTGGTGATCGGTTTGGCGCTGCTCAACCTGACGGCCCGGATCTGTGTGGGCTGTCTGATGTATTTCCAGTACAGGATGTTGCGCTACCGCCTCACCGCCCGCTCGTGA
- a CDS encoding nitrite/sulfite reductase yields MSDIEALKKELPPFEIFDLIPQYAAAGKIDPEKMDLLKWAGVYPQRPQEDGFLMMRVKVPTAELSADTLRVIAGISEDYGRGLLDVTDRQAFQFHWLSIGNIPDILARLDTVGLHTRGACGDTVRAVITSPLAGLDARERIDVRPIAAAMEGSLSGSKDFEDLPRKFKISLSATPELEGIHHINDIGFLAHEVNGEVGFDVWVGGGLGAVAHLAKRLGVFIKPEQVVEVGRAIAGAYRDHGYRQNRKKARLKYLIKDLGPEKFREIVETEYLGYPMQDGPAAPVARFGGSDVLGINPQRDGLNYVVLSTTVGRINPAKARALAALAERYGEGVLRTTAFQNMMIPHVKTEDLDALIDDLQALDLAPRATLRGTTIACTGTQFCRLALTETKARVAGMIDDLEVKHSDLDVPFVINLTGCSNACTRYQVADLGFMGAQRASKSGIENEFEEVYTVHLAGSIGQAERVGAKLKGAVPAERLTEYTDKVISDFKAHKSAGESFVEYADRVGQERFLPDRVLAPEPELVLA; encoded by the coding sequence ATGTCTGACATTGAAGCGCTGAAAAAAGAACTGCCGCCCTTTGAAATCTTCGATTTGATTCCGCAGTACGCCGCCGCCGGGAAAATCGATCCGGAGAAGATGGATTTGCTGAAGTGGGCAGGCGTCTACCCGCAGCGCCCGCAGGAAGACGGCTTCCTGATGATGCGCGTGAAGGTGCCCACCGCCGAACTGAGCGCGGATACCCTGCGTGTGATCGCGGGCATTTCCGAGGACTACGGACGCGGCCTGCTCGACGTGACCGACCGGCAGGCCTTTCAGTTTCACTGGCTGAGTATCGGGAACATCCCTGACATCCTGGCCCGCCTGGACACGGTGGGGCTGCACACGCGCGGGGCCTGCGGCGACACCGTGCGCGCCGTGATTACCTCGCCGCTGGCCGGTCTGGACGCCCGCGAGCGGATCGACGTGCGTCCGATTGCCGCCGCGATGGAAGGCAGTCTCAGCGGCAGCAAGGACTTCGAGGACCTGCCGCGCAAATTCAAGATCAGCCTCAGCGCCACGCCCGAACTGGAAGGCATTCACCACATCAACGACATCGGCTTTCTGGCGCATGAGGTCAATGGCGAAGTCGGTTTTGACGTGTGGGTGGGCGGGGGCCTCGGCGCAGTGGCGCACCTGGCCAAACGCCTGGGCGTCTTCATCAAGCCCGAGCAGGTGGTGGAGGTCGGTCGGGCCATCGCGGGCGCGTACCGCGATCACGGCTACCGCCAGAACCGCAAGAAGGCCCGCCTGAAGTATCTGATCAAAGATCTGGGACCGGAGAAGTTCCGCGAGATCGTGGAAACCGAGTACCTGGGCTACCCGATGCAGGACGGCCCCGCCGCACCCGTCGCCCGCTTCGGCGGCAGTGACGTGCTGGGCATCAACCCGCAGCGTGACGGCCTGAATTACGTGGTGCTGTCCACGACGGTGGGGCGCATCAACCCCGCCAAAGCGCGGGCGCTGGCCGCCCTCGCCGAGCGCTACGGCGAGGGCGTGCTGCGGACCACCGCCTTCCAGAACATGATGATTCCGCATGTGAAGACCGAAGATCTGGACGCTTTGATCGACGACCTGCAAGCGCTCGATCTGGCTCCCAGGGCCACCCTGCGCGGCACCACCATCGCCTGCACCGGCACCCAGTTCTGCCGCCTGGCCCTGACCGAGACCAAGGCGCGGGTCGCCGGAATGATCGATGATCTGGAAGTCAAGCACAGCGATCTGGACGTGCCGTTCGTCATCAACCTGACGGGCTGCTCGAACGCCTGCACCCGCTATCAGGTGGCCGATCTGGGCTTCATGGGCGCGCAGCGGGCCAGCAAAAGTGGCATCGAGAACGAGTTCGAAGAGGTCTACACCGTGCATCTGGCCGGAAGCATCGGACAGGCCGAGCGGGTGGGCGCGAAGCTCAAGGGGGCGGTGCCCGCCGAGCGCCTCACCGAGTACACCGACAAAGTCATCAGCGACTTCAAGGCCCACAAATCGGCGGGCGAGAGCTTCGTGGAGTACGCCGACCGGGTGGGCCAGGAGCGCTTCCTGCCTGACCGCGTGCTGGCCCCCGAGCCAGAGTTGGTCCTGGCGTGA
- the cysC gene encoding adenylyl-sulfate kinase codes for MSQPPQGRVLWLTGLSGAGKSTLASALYQELVSAGVKTELLDGDAVRENLSKGLGFSKADRDTNVRRIGFVAGLLAQHGVTVLVSAISPYEDTRREVLSKLPNACEIFVDAPLETVTERDVKGLYLKAISGEIAHFTGVSDPYEAPSAPSLHLRTDRLSVAECLDLLRPLAGLRTAVPA; via the coding sequence GTGAGCCAGCCTCCGCAGGGCCGCGTTCTGTGGCTGACCGGCTTATCAGGCGCGGGGAAGAGCACCCTGGCAAGCGCGCTGTATCAGGAACTCGTCTCGGCGGGTGTCAAAACTGAGCTGCTCGACGGCGACGCGGTGCGTGAGAACCTGAGTAAAGGGCTGGGTTTCAGCAAGGCCGACCGCGACACCAACGTGCGGCGCATCGGCTTCGTGGCGGGACTGCTGGCCCAGCACGGCGTCACGGTGCTGGTGAGCGCCATCTCGCCGTATGAGGACACCCGACGCGAGGTCCTGAGCAAGCTACCCAACGCCTGCGAGATCTTCGTGGACGCGCCGCTGGAAACCGTCACCGAACGCGACGTGAAGGGCCTGTACCTGAAAGCCATCTCGGGCGAGATCGCGCACTTCACCGGCGTCTCCGATCCCTACGAAGCGCCGAGCGCACCGAGCCTACACCTGCGAACCGACCGACTCAGCGTGGCGGAATGCCTCGACCTGCTGCGCCCGCTGGCCGGACTGCGGACGGCTGTGCCCGCGTGA
- a CDS encoding phosphoadenylyl-sulfate reductase, whose product MTALEPRPAAAFISLPSFGPATDPLDVIGWALRTHPDVTMPSAFNLNGVVLLDLAAKAGYGGEVVFVDTGYHFPETLATRERLAARYPELTFVTLNAGASPDDGQTPGNLYAADPDACCAVRKVAPLQRYLKEKGPSALLNARSRDQASTRTDIPFVEDGSVDKGGTRRKINPLAYWTRDMLEAYAAEHGLPVNPLYFDGFLSIGCWPCTRAVRPGEDARAGRWAGKGKTECGLWEGDGKL is encoded by the coding sequence GTGACCGCCCTGGAGCCGCGCCCCGCTGCCGCTTTTATCAGCCTGCCCAGCTTCGGCCCCGCAACCGACCCGCTGGATGTGATCGGCTGGGCGCTGCGGACCCACCCCGATGTGACGATGCCCAGCGCCTTCAATCTCAACGGCGTGGTGCTGCTCGATCTGGCCGCAAAGGCGGGCTACGGGGGTGAGGTGGTGTTCGTGGACACCGGCTACCACTTTCCCGAAACGCTGGCGACCCGTGAGCGACTGGCGGCCCGCTATCCCGAATTGACGTTCGTGACGCTGAACGCCGGGGCCTCACCGGACGACGGCCAGACGCCGGGCAACCTCTACGCTGCCGATCCGGACGCCTGCTGCGCGGTGCGGAAAGTCGCGCCGCTGCAACGCTACCTGAAGGAGAAAGGCCCATCGGCGCTGCTGAACGCCCGCAGCCGCGATCAGGCCAGCACCCGCACCGACATTCCCTTCGTCGAAGACGGCAGTGTGGACAAGGGTGGGACGCGGCGCAAGATCAACCCACTGGCGTACTGGACGCGCGATATGCTGGAAGCCTACGCCGCCGAACACGGCCTGCCCGTCAATCCACTCTACTTCGACGGCTTTCTGAGCATCGGCTGCTGGCCGTGCACCCGCGCCGTGCGCCCCGGCGAGGACGCCCGCGCCGGACGCTGGGCCGGGAAGGGCAAGACCGAGTGCGGACTGTGGGAAGGCGACGGCAAGCTCTGA
- the sat gene encoding sulfate adenylyltransferase encodes MTLTPLTQPLPTVFTLPTPLGGELISRVVRPGEAFELKELGLLPRLELSGRSYADLEMIATGAYSPLTGFLGERDYLSVIEHLRLADGTPWSIPITLPVSRENARQYSGRVLLTFGGEAVGTLDVSERYEAHKDFEAREVYRTTDPAHPGVAALNAAGEIYLAGDVTLLEVPRGHFPAHHRTPAEVREVTLARGWRSTVAFQTRNPVHRAHEYLQKVALELVDGLLLHPLVGQTKNDDVPAETRMQSYEVLLGQYYPAGRTLLSVYPAAMRYAGPREAILHALSRRNYGASHFIVGRDHAGVGSYYGSYDAQEIFSAYTPQELGIQILKFEHTFYCQTCGQMVSPRTCPHDASHHLILSGTKVREKLRAGENLPPEFTRPEVAEVLRAAYQLPG; translated from the coding sequence ATGACCCTGACCCCGCTCACCCAGCCGCTGCCCACCGTCTTCACCCTGCCGACGCCGCTGGGCGGTGAGCTCATCAGCCGCGTTGTCCGGCCCGGCGAGGCTTTCGAGCTGAAGGAACTGGGCCTTTTGCCGCGCCTGGAACTGAGCGGGCGCAGTTACGCCGATCTGGAAATGATCGCCACCGGAGCCTACTCGCCGCTGACCGGCTTTCTGGGCGAGCGGGATTACCTGTCGGTGATCGAGCACCTGCGCCTCGCTGACGGCACGCCCTGGAGCATTCCCATTACGCTGCCGGTGAGCCGCGAGAACGCCCGCCAGTACAGCGGCCGGGTGCTGCTGACGTTTGGCGGTGAGGCGGTGGGCACGCTGGACGTGAGCGAGCGCTACGAGGCGCACAAGGACTTCGAGGCGCGCGAGGTCTACCGCACCACCGACCCGGCGCACCCCGGCGTGGCGGCCCTGAACGCGGCGGGTGAGATCTATCTGGCCGGAGACGTCACGCTGCTTGAAGTGCCGCGCGGCCACTTTCCGGCGCACCACCGCACGCCCGCCGAGGTGCGCGAGGTCACCCTGGCGCGCGGCTGGCGCAGCACAGTGGCCTTCCAGACCCGCAACCCGGTTCACCGCGCCCACGAGTACCTGCAAAAGGTGGCGCTGGAACTGGTCGACGGCCTGCTGCTGCACCCGCTGGTCGGGCAGACCAAGAATGATGACGTGCCTGCCGAGACCCGCATGCAGTCGTATGAGGTGCTGCTGGGCCAGTACTACCCGGCAGGGCGCACCTTACTCAGCGTCTACCCGGCGGCCATGCGCTACGCCGGGCCACGCGAGGCCATCTTGCACGCGCTCTCAAGGCGCAACTACGGGGCCAGTCACTTCATCGTGGGCCGCGATCACGCCGGGGTCGGCAGCTACTACGGCAGCTACGACGCCCAGGAAATCTTCAGCGCCTACACCCCCCAGGAACTCGGCATTCAGATTCTCAAATTCGAGCACACCTTTTACTGCCAGACCTGCGGCCAGATGGTCAGCCCGCGCACCTGCCCGCACGACGCCTCACACCACCTGATTCTCAGCGGCACCAAGGTGCGCGAGAAGCTGCGCGCCGGGGAGAACCTGCCGCCGGAATTTACCCGTCCTGAGGTGGCCGAGGTGCTGAGGGCCGCTTACCAGCTGCCGGGCTGA
- a CDS encoding ABC transporter substrate-binding protein, with protein MTHRTRVPLAALTFISLGLLGLAQAQGATTVRIGFFPNLTHAPALVADAKGYYAAQLKGVKVEIKTFVSGTTLSEAFAAGAIDIGLIGPGPAINAAAKGIPVQIIAGASEAGAVLIVRKDLSLSAYKDLAGKKIGVPSLGNTQDISLRALLSANTLKPQDSGGTVTIMPVAPADVAAAFLSKQLDAALVPEPWGAQLEAQGNKVLGDEKSIWRGGKYPSAVVIVNTKFAQANPEIVKGFLKAHLQAVNFMARSPVAAQEAISGELLKLTNQKIDARVLQRALKRTQITSDIDIDALKDYGQLSLAAGYTRTLPDFGTLIDLSVLKSLGGK; from the coding sequence ATGACACACCGCACCCGAGTACCGCTGGCCGCCCTCACCTTCATTTCGCTCGGTCTGCTCGGCCTGGCGCAGGCCCAGGGGGCCACCACCGTCCGCATCGGGTTTTTTCCCAACCTGACCCATGCTCCGGCGCTCGTCGCCGACGCCAAGGGCTACTACGCCGCGCAACTGAAGGGCGTCAAGGTCGAGATCAAGACCTTCGTGTCGGGCACCACCCTCAGCGAGGCTTTCGCGGCGGGGGCCATCGACATCGGCCTGATCGGTCCCGGTCCAGCCATCAACGCGGCGGCCAAGGGGATTCCGGTGCAGATCATCGCAGGCGCGTCCGAGGCGGGGGCCGTGCTGATCGTTCGCAAGGACCTGAGCCTCAGCGCCTACAAGGATCTGGCGGGCAAGAAGATCGGTGTGCCGAGTCTGGGCAACACCCAGGACATCAGTTTGCGCGCGCTGCTGAGCGCCAACACCCTCAAGCCGCAGGACTCGGGCGGCACGGTCACCATCATGCCAGTGGCCCCCGCCGACGTGGCCGCCGCCTTTCTGAGTAAACAGCTCGACGCCGCGCTGGTGCCCGAACCCTGGGGCGCGCAGCTCGAAGCCCAGGGCAACAAGGTACTGGGCGACGAGAAGTCCATCTGGCGCGGCGGCAAGTACCCTTCGGCAGTGGTGATCGTCAACACCAAATTCGCCCAGGCCAATCCAGAGATCGTCAAGGGCTTTCTGAAGGCGCACCTGCAAGCTGTCAACTTCATGGCCAGGTCGCCGGTCGCCGCCCAGGAGGCCATCAGCGGCGAACTGCTGAAGCTGACCAACCAGAAAATCGACGCCCGCGTGCTGCAACGCGCCCTCAAGCGCACCCAGATCACCAGTGACATCGACATTGACGCGCTCAAGGACTACGGGCAGCTCAGCCTGGCCGCCGGGTACACCCGCACCCTGCCGGACTTCGGCACGCTCATCGATCTCAGCGTGCTCAAGTCGCTGGGCGGCAAATAA
- a CDS encoding ABC transporter permease: MTLAMAQRPVRRSLTLLWQVLGLLIILGLWWLITDVLKVWPPYVFPTPQAVWQEFAYGLWGSGPQDGKLLSSVGNSLRRVGLGYLIAVALGGGVGLLMSLWRPLRDTLGAYLQGLQSVPSIAFVPFAILFLGLNEKAVMFVVIIEGFIPVALAVSGAVLNVPPAWRTAGRTLGANHFALVTRVLLPAALPNIVTGLRTAWSFSWRALIGAELLTSNPGLGQLLEVGRNTANVALVVATIIIVGVVGGLFDLIIRALETRIRRDYGLEVQA; encoded by the coding sequence ATGACGCTGGCCATGGCGCAGCGTCCGGTGCGGCGCAGCCTGACCCTGCTGTGGCAGGTGCTGGGCCTGCTGATTATCCTGGGCCTCTGGTGGCTCATCACCGACGTCCTGAAAGTCTGGCCGCCGTATGTCTTTCCCACGCCGCAAGCGGTCTGGCAGGAGTTCGCCTACGGCCTGTGGGGCAGCGGCCCGCAGGACGGCAAGCTGCTGTCCTCGGTGGGCAACTCGCTGCGGCGGGTGGGGCTGGGCTACCTGATCGCAGTGGCCCTCGGCGGCGGGGTGGGCCTGCTGATGTCGCTGTGGCGGCCCCTGCGCGACACCCTCGGCGCGTATTTGCAGGGCCTCCAGAGTGTGCCGAGCATCGCCTTCGTACCGTTCGCGATTCTGTTTCTGGGCCTCAACGAAAAGGCCGTGATGTTCGTGGTGATCATCGAGGGCTTTATTCCGGTGGCGCTGGCAGTGTCGGGCGCGGTGCTGAACGTGCCTCCGGCCTGGCGCACAGCCGGGCGCACGCTCGGCGCAAACCACTTCGCTCTGGTGACGCGGGTGCTGCTGCCCGCCGCCCTGCCCAACATCGTGACCGGCCTCAGAACCGCCTGGAGTTTTTCCTGGCGGGCCTTGATCGGCGCGGAGCTGCTGACATCCAACCCCGGCCTGGGCCAGCTCCTGGAAGTCGGGCGCAACACGGCCAACGTGGCGCTGGTGGTCGCCACCATCATCATCGTGGGGGTGGTCGGCGGCCTGTTCGATCTGATCATCCGCGCCCTGGAGACCCGCATTCGCCGTGACTACGGCCTGGAGGTGCAGGCATGA
- a CDS encoding ABC transporter ATP-binding protein — MTANRTTTNHTANERTLDSQTQRDFKQTGNAGRGPSTRLGSVSQHPAPPHVAPANQPRGAALELADVAYHYNARRGQRAGLGPLSLKVNAGEFLTVVGPSGSGKSTLLSVLAGFLKPQSGVLTLAGQPVKGPHPALTLVQQEHALFPWLTVAGNIAFGLKSQKLGREEQVRRTLDALEQVGLSGYGERRIHELSGGQRQRIALARALATRPGLLLLDEPFSALDARTRTEISQELLGIWQAQQVTVVFVTHNLDEALALGERVVALRGGQVVLDAPTGEVSPEQLRMVLDES; from the coding sequence ATGACCGCCAACCGCACAACCACCAACCACACGGCCAACGAGCGCACGCTGGACAGCCAGACCCAGCGTGACTTTAAGCAAACGGGAAATGCCGGGCGCGGCCCGTCCACTAGACTGGGCAGTGTGAGTCAGCACCCTGCCCCGCCCCATGTCGCCCCGGCAAACCAGCCGCGCGGCGCGGCGCTGGAACTCGCAGACGTGGCCTACCACTACAACGCCCGGCGCGGACAGCGGGCTGGCCTCGGGCCCCTGAGTCTCAAGGTGAACGCGGGCGAATTTCTGACGGTGGTGGGGCCGTCGGGCAGCGGCAAGAGCACTTTGCTGAGCGTGCTGGCAGGCTTTCTGAAACCGCAGTCGGGCGTGCTCACGCTGGCCGGGCAACCGGTCAAGGGACCACACCCGGCGCTGACGCTGGTGCAGCAGGAACACGCCCTGTTTCCCTGGCTGACAGTGGCGGGCAACATCGCCTTCGGTCTCAAGTCCCAGAAACTGGGGCGTGAGGAGCAGGTTCGCCGCACCCTGGACGCGCTGGAGCAGGTCGGCCTGAGCGGGTACGGCGAGCGCCGGATTCACGAACTCTCCGGCGGCCAGCGCCAGCGCATCGCCCTGGCCCGCGCCCTGGCGACCCGTCCGGGCCTGCTGCTGCTCGACGAGCCGTTCTCGGCCCTGGACGCCCGTACCCGCACCGAGATCAGCCAGGAACTGCTGGGCATCTGGCAGGCCCAGCAGGTGACCGTGGTGTTCGTGACCCACAACCTCGACGAAGCGCTGGCCCTCGGCGAGCGGGTGGTGGCCCTGCGCGGCGGTCAGGTGGTGCTCGACGCGCCCACAGGCGAGGTCAGCCCGGAGCAGCTCAGAATGGTGCTGGACGAGAGCTAG
- a CDS encoding GTP pyrophosphokinase — MDFSPDITEILAAYRAEHSTYAALREDAMRLIEGLIEGAGIKIHHLTSRLKTPGSLREKMHRKPGRYTHLSDVTDLVGLRIITYFEQDVAAVARALEAVFDVDWDNSVDKSKVHDPDRFGYLGVHYVMRFVSRDYSGGLSPRFEVQIRSILQHAWAEIEHDLGYKSRAAVPREVQRRFYRLAGLLEMADEEFMAIHRLSQDYVADLPGRIEDNPDGVFVDAQSMAYLTNDSFIHGLDLEVARALGVPLLSDWPDPERPQRLASILDYVGVRSVGQLQKELRRLEGEVVQFAAALNPELQGVWTPVGGARPGTSIVHYALWRACGHAGLEADVVARLLDLRGTSGALEQTVRAIYEQVNSEQVGGGQAASAVQESAR; from the coding sequence GTGGATTTCTCGCCTGACATCACCGAGATTCTGGCCGCCTACCGCGCCGAACACAGCACCTACGCGGCGCTGCGCGAAGACGCCATGCGCCTGATCGAGGGGCTGATCGAGGGCGCGGGCATCAAGATTCACCACCTCACGTCGCGGCTCAAGACGCCTGGCAGCCTGCGCGAGAAGATGCACCGCAAGCCGGGGCGCTATACCCACCTGAGTGACGTGACCGACCTGGTGGGCCTGCGAATCATCACCTACTTCGAGCAGGACGTGGCGGCGGTGGCGCGGGCGCTGGAAGCAGTCTTCGACGTGGACTGGGACAACAGCGTGGACAAGAGCAAGGTTCACGACCCCGACCGCTTCGGCTACCTGGGGGTGCATTACGTGATGCGCTTCGTCAGCCGCGACTACAGCGGTGGCCTGTCGCCGCGCTTCGAGGTCCAGATTCGCAGCATCCTGCAACACGCCTGGGCCGAGATCGAGCACGACCTGGGCTACAAGAGCCGCGCCGCCGTGCCCAGGGAAGTGCAGCGGCGCTTTTACCGCCTGGCGGGCCTGCTGGAGATGGCTGACGAGGAGTTTATGGCGATTCACCGGCTCTCGCAGGATTACGTGGCCGACTTGCCGGGCCGCATCGAGGACAACCCTGACGGCGTGTTCGTGGACGCCCAGAGCATGGCCTACCTGACCAACGACTCTTTTATTCACGGCCTCGATCTGGAGGTGGCCCGCGCCCTGGGCGTGCCGCTGCTGAGTGACTGGCCCGACCCTGAGCGTCCGCAGCGGCTGGCCAGCATCCTCGATTATGTGGGCGTGCGTTCGGTGGGGCAGTTGCAAAAGGAGTTGCGCCGACTGGAGGGCGAGGTCGTGCAGTTTGCCGCCGCCCTCAATCCCGAGTTGCAGGGCGTCTGGACGCCGGTGGGCGGCGCGCGTCCCGGCACCAGCATCGTGCATTACGCGCTGTGGCGGGCCTGCGGGCACGCGGGTCTGGAGGCCGACGTGGTGGCCCGGCTGCTCGATCTGCGCGGTACCTCGGGAGCGCTGGAGCAGACCGTGCGCGCCATCTACGAACAGGTCAATAGCGAGCAGGTGGGCGGTGGGCAGGCCGCGTCCGCCGTGCAGGAGTCGGCCCGGTAA
- a CDS encoding ferritin-like domain-containing protein → MSADRKLPNRRQFLSAAGLMGAGAVLASCAPAVAAPPAKANIDLDVLNFALNLEYLEAAFYTAAVGRLAELKAIGGGADVILTGTGFDGTTNTFTDPNSPVAQYAAEIAQDELNHVKFLYGALGANAVARPVLDIGPAFVAAANAAAMGAGLATPLAPGFNPYSADLYFLHGAFIFEDVGVTAYKGAARLITNPDYLEAAAGILAVEAYHAGEVRTQLYAQRAAPTGYGVNVAQLIGAISALRASVGGGKDQGITSDNTATGAANIVPTDANSIAFSRSTAEVLPIVYLGGAGKGGFFPNGLNGNIK, encoded by the coding sequence ATGAGCGCAGATCGTAAGTTACCCAACCGCCGTCAGTTCCTTTCCGCCGCTGGTCTGATGGGAGCCGGAGCCGTGCTGGCTTCATGTGCGCCTGCTGTGGCCGCCCCACCCGCCAAAGCCAACATCGACCTGGACGTGTTGAACTTCGCTCTGAACCTGGAGTACCTGGAAGCGGCTTTCTACACCGCCGCTGTGGGCCGCCTGGCCGAACTCAAGGCCATCGGCGGCGGCGCTGATGTCATCCTCACGGGCACGGGCTTTGACGGCACCACGAACACATTTACAGACCCTAACTCACCTGTGGCCCAGTACGCCGCAGAAATTGCTCAGGACGAGCTGAACCACGTCAAGTTCCTCTACGGTGCTCTCGGTGCGAACGCCGTCGCGCGTCCTGTGCTCGACATTGGCCCCGCTTTCGTAGCGGCAGCCAACGCGGCCGCCATGGGTGCCGGCCTGGCTACCCCCCTCGCACCCGGCTTTAACCCTTACTCGGCTGATCTGTACTTCCTGCACGGCGCATTCATCTTTGAAGATGTGGGCGTCACCGCATACAAAGGTGCAGCCCGGTTGATCACCAACCCCGATTACCTGGAAGCAGCGGCGGGCATTCTGGCCGTCGAGGCTTACCACGCGGGCGAAGTGCGCACTCAGCTTTACGCTCAGCGTGCGGCTCCCACCGGTTACGGCGTGAACGTCGCTCAGTTGATCGGCGCAATCAGTGCTCTGCGTGCCAGCGTCGGCGGCGGCAAGGATCAGGGCATTACCTCGGACAACACCGCGACGGGCGCGGCCAATATCGTTCCCACCGACGCGAATTCCATCGCCTTCAGCCGCAGCACTGCTGAAGTGTTGCCGATTGTCTACCTGGGCGGCGCGGGCAAGGGCGGTTTCTTCCCCAACGGCCTCAACGGCAACATCAAGTAG